The following coding sequences are from one Methanosarcina sp. WWM596 window:
- a CDS encoding bifunctional 3,4-dihydroxy-2-butanone-4-phosphate synthase/GTP cyclohydrolase II encodes MSKITIEQAIKDIKAGRMVILVDDEDRENEGDLTMAAEAVTPEAINFMARYGRGLICLSMTGETADRLDLPMMVENNTSSYGTGFTVSIEAKVGVTTGISAADRATTIQAAIADGATADDLVRPGHIFPLRAKDNGVMVRVGQTEGSVDLARLAGCKPAGVICEIMDDDGTMARMPSLEKFSEKHGIGICTVADLVKYRLKTESFVRKAAETVIPTKYGGEFRMIAYENDLDNLTHIAMVKGEIDPEKDILVRVHSECMTGDIFGSMRCDCAEQLHKAMAMVEKEGSGVILYLRQEGRGIGLVNKLKAYELQCQGYDTVDANLELGFDADMRDYAVGAQILKDLGVRKMRLMTNNPTKITGLEEYGLSVVERVPIEVMPNTLNDDYLNCKQLKMGHLLKMDSQL; translated from the coding sequence GGGGACTTGACCATGGCAGCAGAGGCGGTAACCCCTGAAGCTATTAATTTTATGGCCAGGTATGGTCGTGGTCTGATCTGTCTTTCCATGACCGGTGAAACGGCTGACCGGTTAGACCTTCCCATGATGGTGGAGAATAATACATCTTCCTATGGAACCGGATTTACCGTTTCAATTGAGGCAAAGGTTGGAGTGACCACCGGTATTTCTGCTGCAGACAGGGCCACCACCATTCAGGCAGCCATTGCCGATGGTGCAACTGCGGACGACCTTGTTCGGCCTGGCCACATTTTCCCCCTGAGGGCAAAGGATAATGGTGTCATGGTTCGTGTCGGCCAGACAGAAGGCTCTGTGGACCTGGCGCGTCTTGCCGGATGCAAGCCTGCAGGTGTCATCTGTGAGATAATGGATGATGATGGTACCATGGCTCGAATGCCATCCCTGGAAAAATTCAGTGAAAAACATGGCATAGGTATCTGTACAGTTGCAGATCTTGTGAAGTATCGCTTGAAGACAGAATCTTTTGTCAGAAAAGCAGCCGAAACTGTTATTCCCACGAAATATGGCGGTGAGTTTCGAATGATCGCTTATGAAAATGATCTGGATAACCTTACCCATATCGCAATGGTCAAAGGTGAGATCGATCCTGAAAAAGACATCCTTGTAAGGGTTCATTCAGAATGCATGACAGGAGATATCTTCGGCTCCATGAGGTGTGACTGCGCCGAACAACTCCATAAAGCCATGGCCATGGTGGAGAAAGAGGGAAGTGGTGTTATTCTTTACCTCAGGCAGGAAGGCCGGGGGATTGGCCTGGTCAATAAACTCAAGGCTTACGAACTCCAGTGCCAGGGATACGACACGGTTGATGCCAATCTTGAGTTGGGATTTGATGCCGATATGAGGGATTACGCTGTTGGAGCCCAGATTCTTAAGGACCTGGGGGTTCGAAAAATGCGTCTGATGACCAACAATCCAACAAAGATAACGGGTCTTGAAGAATATGGATTAAGTGTGGTGGAACGGGTGCCCATTGAAGTAATGCCCAATACGCTTAATGATGATTATCTCAATTGTAAGCAATTGAAAATGGGACACCTTTTAAAAATGGATAGTCAATTATAA